The nucleotide sequence GGAGCCAATACGTACTTGGTGCAGCAATTTTTCTCCCCTCATTCCAACCGCCGCAATGACAAATGGGGCGGGGATGTAAACGCACGGATGGCGTTTCCACTAGCGGTTATTGAATCAATTCAAGAAGCGGTGGCTAAATATGCCGAGAAGCCGTTTGTAATCGGCTACCGAATCAGCCCGGAAGAACGGGAAGAACCGGGCATTACGATGGACGACACACTGCTGTTTTTGTCGGCCATCGTGGACAAAGGCATTGATTATATCCATGCATCTGTCGGCAATTTCTTCGGCGGATCCATACGGGAAGACGATGTCCGTTCGCGCGTGGAAATGATCCAGGAACATGTCGGAGACCGTGTGCCGGTCATCGGCGTCGGCAGCCTGCAGACGCTTGAACAAGTGAAAAAGGCGCTTGAAATCATGCCGCTTGTATCACTTGGCCATGCTTTGATCATGGATCCGGAATGGTTAGTGAAAGTGAAGAAAAGCCAGGAGAAAGAAATTTTCCAAGCGCTTCACCGCAGCAAAAAGGATGAACTGGATATTCCTGAAAACTTATGGAATATGGTTGCCAATGCACCAGGCTGGTTCCGCGTAGAAGACTGAGCGAAAAAAGCCGCGTTTCCAGTGAATATACTGGAAACGCGGCTTTTCTGCTGCGGAATCATTGCGCGTCTTCTGAAAAAGACAGCCTTTTTTCGTGAAGAGCCTCGCGCAGAATTCTGATCGCTTTTGGCCCAACGCCGTGCAACTTCAAAAGATCTTTTTCTGAAACAGTGGTGAATTGCTCCAGATGCGTGAAGCCGGCGAGCAATAAAGCATTGGTTGCAGGGCGTCCTATGCCCTGCGGCAAACTGTGTTCAACTTCCTGCTGTGCCATTTTAATCCCTCCAGCCCTTCTTGCTGTAAATATACTGCCAGCCTAAGAAAATTGCAATGCTTAGAATATCAGGGGCGATTCCTGAACTCTTGGAAAATAGGAATGCGGTCAATTCGTTATACCATTAAAAAGCTGCAGCCCATAAGTTTGGCTGCAGCTATCGTTTGGATGAAGTTACGAAGATTCGGCAGTCCGGCTTGAATGCATGCGCCGGCTTCTTCTGCTGAGCACATTGACGATCAATACCCCGGAGATGGCAATCACTCCGCCGATAAGCGAAAGTCCGGTCGGCAGTTCATGCAGCCACATCCAGGCAACCAGGATCGCAACGGCCGGTTCCAAATAAATCATGCTCGATACGGAGCTGGCACTGCTCAAAGACAAGGCAGTGGACCACGTGACATAAGCGATGGCAGCCGGGAAAATGCCGACATACAGCGTGGATAAATGGGCTTCCAGCGTCGCATTTTGCAGTGCTGTGAAAATGCCCGGCGAAAAGATGAAAAACGGCAATGTGCCGGCCCAAGTGAAATAAGCCGTCAGTTCGATTGCCGAGTAGCGCCCCAGCAAATTTTTCTGGTACACAAAAAAGATGGATGTCGCAAAAGCCGCAATCAGGACCAGCAAGGCGCCTTTATTGAGCGTCAGCGATGCGCCTGCAGCCCCAAACGCAATCAGGACAATGCCGATAAAGCCGACGCCAAGGCCGATCCAGCCGATTCCCGTCAAGCGCTCTTTCAGCACAACGGCTGCAATCAATGCAGTGAAAATCGGCCCGGAGCCAACCAGCATGCCTGCGGTGCCGGCAGAAATGGTCTCCATCCCGAAAGTGACGCAGATATGGTAAATGCTGATGCCAATCCAGCCAAGAACCAATATGCTCCAAATATCTTGCTTGCGTGGAAGCCGGAATTTCGTGCCGGGCCACAATGCATAAGCGAGGAATAGCAGCGAAGCAATGACAAACCGCACCAAGACCATTTGTCCCGCATCGTAGCCGCCTTGCAAGCTAACGCGGATGGCTGCAAAAGATGATCCCCATATAAGAACTGAAAATAATGCCAGTGAAAATGCTTTTGTATTCAAAAAATTTCCTCCAGTAAACACGATGTATTTATAAAACAACAGTTTCTATTATATTCGGAAAGGATGGAAATGTCTTTTATTCCATCCCTACGCTTGCTGTATAATGAAAAAATATTCCAGTTCCTCTTTTATATGTTTCAATAGTTCTATATTTTTATTAAAAAGCTTCATCTATAATTTAAAGGGTAAAGGGAAATGGTGAGTGAAATGGGGGAAGACAATGGCATCGCAAAAATTTACAGACACAGAGATAAAAAAATCAATCGATGAGTTATTGGAAAAAACAGATCATCGGACAGCGGCATGTTGGGCAGCTGACTGTGCTGAGCGTGTTCTTTCTTATTATGAGCAGTATCACCCTCAAGACGGGCGGCTGCGAAAGGCGGTTCAAGCAGCTCAGCGATGGGGAAAAGGAGAGCTCCCGACTCGAGACGCCCGCGAAGCGGCTTTCCCCGCTCATGCAGCAGCACGTGAAGCGACGGATGAAATTGCAATTGCAGCAGCCCAAGCAGCAGGGCAGGCAGGCGCTACACCTCATAGCATCGGCCATGCAGTCCATGCTTCCACTTATGCCGTCAAAGCGGTGGCCATTGCCACCGATTTCGATGAAGCGGCGATTGCAGAAGAACGGAATTGGCAGTATGCCTGCTTAAAAGAATGGATCCGCTCATAAAACGGAATTCCGCTATTTGTAACTACAAAAAACAGCCTGTCTTCTGCTCATCAGCAGGAGCGGCTGTTTTTTTATGCTATGAAGTTTACAAACCTGCCATACATATTGTCTTTTCCGTCGTTTGTCATCCAATAAGACGGGTAATCTAGTGAAGAACGCTAATTTTTTAATGAATAATAAAGGTGGAACCATCAGTTTATATAAGGAGGAATAGTATGGATTTGAACAAATACCGGATTGAACCGGATGAACAAGTTGAGTTGTCCAAATACCAGACGGCTGAGCAAAATCGGCCCACCGAAGAAGAATTGCGGGATAAGTTAATTCCTGAAAGCCTCGAGAAATTGAAAGTGCTCTACACAAAATTGCGTGCAGAAGAAGAAAAAGGGATTGTCGTTGTCCTCCAGGCAATGGACGCCGCAGGGAAAGATGAA is from Planococcus liqunii and encodes:
- a CDS encoding DNA-binding protein; amino-acid sequence: MAQQEVEHSLPQGIGRPATNALLLAGFTHLEQFTTVSEKDLLKLHGVGPKAIRILREALHEKRLSFSEDAQ
- a CDS encoding putative immunity protein, producing the protein MASQKFTDTEIKKSIDELLEKTDHRTAACWAADCAERVLSYYEQYHPQDGRLRKAVQAAQRWGKGELPTRDAREAAFPAHAAAREATDEIAIAAAQAAGQAGATPHSIGHAVHASTYAVKAVAIATDFDEAAIAEERNWQYACLKEWIRS
- a CDS encoding DMT family transporter, with protein sequence MNTKAFSLALFSVLIWGSSFAAIRVSLQGGYDAGQMVLVRFVIASLLFLAYALWPGTKFRLPRKQDIWSILVLGWIGISIYHICVTFGMETISAGTAGMLVGSGPIFTALIAAVVLKERLTGIGWIGLGVGFIGIVLIAFGAAGASLTLNKGALLVLIAAFATSIFFVYQKNLLGRYSAIELTAYFTWAGTLPFFIFSPGIFTALQNATLEAHLSTLYVGIFPAAIAYVTWSTALSLSSASSVSSMIYLEPAVAILVAWMWLHELPTGLSLIGGVIAISGVLIVNVLSRRSRRMHSSRTAESS
- a CDS encoding NADH-dependent flavin oxidoreductase, with amino-acid sequence MKIKTENIFEPFTFTSGLTVKNRVMMAPMTISSSDANGDATDAELAYYNRRAKSGLGAVITACAFVEPLGAGFPDSIGADSDERIPSLVRLAESIHDGGAKAILQIFHAGRMSNSKLLNGEQPVSASNIAAPRPNAEIPREMAPEEIEATIAAFGEATRRAIQAGFDGVEIHGANTYLVQQFFSPHSNRRNDKWGGDVNARMAFPLAVIESIQEAVAKYAEKPFVIGYRISPEEREEPGITMDDTLLFLSAIVDKGIDYIHASVGNFFGGSIREDDVRSRVEMIQEHVGDRVPVIGVGSLQTLEQVKKALEIMPLVSLGHALIMDPEWLVKVKKSQEKEIFQALHRSKKDELDIPENLWNMVANAPGWFRVED